Proteins co-encoded in one Burkholderia ambifaria AMMD genomic window:
- a CDS encoding acyl-CoA dehydrogenase, which translates to MSAATFHWDDPLLLDQQLTEEERMVRDAAHAYAQDKLAPRVTEAFRHERTDIEIFREMGEVGLLGPTIPEEYGGPGLNYVSYGLIAREVERVDSGYRSMMSVQSSLVMVPIFEFGSDAQKQKYLPKLATGEWIGCFGLTEPNHGSDPGGMVTRAKKVPGGYSVSGAKMWITNSPIADVFVVWAKLEENGKDAIRGFILEKGWKGLSAPAIHGKVGLRASITGEIVLDEVFVPEENLLPNVSGLRGPFTCLNSARYGIAWGALGAAESCWHTARQYVLDRQQFGRPLAANQLIQKKLADMQTEITLGLQGVLRLGRMKDEGTAAVEITSIMKRNSCGKSLDIARLARDMLGGNGISDEFGVARHLVNLEVVNTYEGTHDIHALILGRAQTGIQAFF; encoded by the coding sequence ATGAGCGCTGCAACTTTTCATTGGGACGATCCGCTGCTGCTCGACCAGCAACTGACCGAAGAGGAGCGGATGGTGCGCGATGCCGCGCACGCGTACGCGCAGGACAAGCTCGCGCCGCGCGTCACCGAGGCGTTCCGGCATGAGCGCACCGACATCGAGATCTTCCGCGAAATGGGTGAAGTCGGCCTGCTGGGCCCGACGATTCCGGAAGAATACGGCGGCCCGGGCCTCAATTACGTCAGCTACGGCCTGATCGCGCGCGAAGTCGAGCGCGTCGACTCCGGCTACCGCTCGATGATGTCCGTGCAGTCGTCGCTCGTGATGGTGCCGATCTTCGAATTCGGCTCGGACGCGCAGAAGCAGAAATACCTGCCGAAGCTCGCGACCGGCGAATGGATCGGCTGCTTCGGGCTGACCGAGCCGAACCACGGCTCCGATCCGGGCGGCATGGTCACGCGCGCGAAGAAGGTACCCGGCGGCTATTCGGTGTCCGGCGCGAAGATGTGGATCACCAACTCCCCGATCGCCGACGTGTTCGTCGTGTGGGCGAAGCTGGAAGAAAACGGCAAGGACGCGATTCGCGGCTTCATCCTCGAGAAGGGCTGGAAGGGTTTGTCGGCGCCCGCGATCCACGGCAAGGTCGGGCTGCGCGCGTCGATCACCGGCGAGATCGTGCTCGACGAAGTGTTCGTTCCCGAAGAGAACCTGCTGCCGAACGTGAGCGGCCTGCGCGGGCCGTTCACGTGCCTGAACTCGGCACGCTACGGGATCGCCTGGGGCGCGCTCGGCGCGGCCGAATCCTGCTGGCACACCGCGCGCCAGTACGTGCTCGACCGCCAGCAGTTCGGCCGGCCGCTCGCCGCGAACCAGCTGATCCAGAAGAAGCTCGCCGACATGCAGACCGAGATCACGCTCGGCCTGCAGGGCGTGCTGCGTCTCGGCCGGATGAAGGACGAAGGCACGGCGGCCGTCGAGATCACGTCGATCATGAAACGCAACTCGTGCGGCAAGTCGCTCGACATCGCGCGGCTCGCGCGCGACATGCTCGGCGGCAACGGCATCTCGGACGAATTCGGCGTCGCGCGCCACCTCGTGAACCTCGAAGTGGTCAACACGTACGAAGGCACGCACGACATCCACGCGCTGATCCTCGGCCGCGCGCAGACGGGCATCCAGGCATTCTTCTGA
- a CDS encoding DUF883 family protein, with translation MSEINKEKLMSDIKTVLADAEDLLKQAASSTGDRAAELREKAMSRLKQAKEKATDVQVVVVEKGKKAARATDDYVHEHPWTSIGVAAGVGVLIGLLINRK, from the coding sequence ATGTCGGAAATCAACAAGGAGAAACTGATGTCGGATATCAAAACCGTTCTCGCGGACGCCGAGGATCTGCTCAAGCAAGCTGCGAGCAGCACGGGCGACCGTGCGGCCGAACTGCGCGAGAAAGCCATGTCGCGTCTGAAGCAGGCCAAGGAAAAGGCAACCGACGTTCAGGTCGTGGTGGTCGAGAAGGGCAAGAAGGCGGCCCGCGCGACCGACGATTACGTGCATGAGCATCCGTGGACGTCGATCGGCGTCGCCGCCGGCGTGGGCGTGCTGATCGGTCTGCTGATCAACCGCAAGTAA
- a CDS encoding peroxiredoxin: MSLRLGDIAPDFEQETSLGPIKFHEWLGNSWGVLFSHPADYTPVCTTELGLTSKLKGEFEKRNVKVIALSVDDVESHKGWINDINETQSTVVGFPIIADSDRKVSQLYDMIHPNANETLTVRSLFVIDPNKKVRLFITYPASTGRNFDEVLRVIDSLQLTDNYKVATPGNWKDGDDVVIVPSLQDPEELKKRFPKGFNAVRPYLRLTPQPNK, translated from the coding sequence ATGAGTCTGCGTCTTGGTGACATCGCACCGGATTTCGAGCAGGAAACGAGCCTGGGCCCGATCAAGTTTCATGAGTGGCTGGGCAACAGCTGGGGCGTCCTGTTCTCGCACCCGGCCGACTACACGCCGGTGTGCACGACTGAACTCGGGTTGACCTCGAAGCTGAAGGGCGAATTCGAGAAACGCAACGTGAAGGTGATCGCGCTGTCGGTCGACGACGTCGAATCGCACAAAGGCTGGATCAACGACATCAACGAAACGCAGTCGACGGTCGTCGGTTTCCCGATCATCGCCGACTCGGACCGCAAGGTCTCGCAACTGTACGACATGATCCATCCGAACGCGAACGAAACGCTGACGGTACGCTCGCTGTTCGTGATCGACCCGAACAAGAAGGTGCGGCTCTTCATCACCTATCCGGCCAGCACCGGGCGCAACTTCGACGAAGTGCTGCGCGTGATCGACTCGCTGCAACTGACCGATAATTACAAAGTCGCGACGCCTGGCAACTGGAAGGACGGCGACGACGTCGTGATCGTGCCGTCGCTGCAGGATCCGGAAGAACTGAAGAAACGCTTCCCGAAGGGCTTCAACGCAGTGCGTCCGTACCTGCGCCTCACGCCGCAGCCGAACAAGTAA